The sequence below is a genomic window from Macadamia integrifolia cultivar HAES 741 chromosome 1, SCU_Mint_v3, whole genome shotgun sequence.
AGCTGCAGAAAGGACCAAACACTTTGACCAAAATGGAGTGAAGAAAATAGACTGTCTTCAGAAGATTTGAAGTATCCTGTCAATCCTAAACAAAGTAGGTTGAAGGTAACTTCAGCATATTGATTACATGGGGAAAATGGATTACCTCAAAACTTTGAGACACTCCATTAAGGCATCGGTGTGTTCAGGCTTCCCAACAGAGACCCTGACAAAGCCTTTCAATTCTTTGTTGTTGTAGTGGCGAATCATCACGCCCTTTTGTGCAAGATCATCCTAAgacaattttataattttacacCGTCAATGAGGATACTGACTAGCTGAAATTTTCTACATGAAAAATCAATCAACTAGACAGTTCAAGCAGAGGGCTTTAGTGTTGCAATAGTCGTAAAATCAAGTGCTATAAACTTGGAATCATAGAAATAAAAAGGTCGACAGTTGAAAAGGATTTTGGGTTACAAAACCAGTATACTTCCACATTATGGCTCACTTGAGACAGCTATCTTTCAAACAGTTCCAGCAAGTAAATAGCTGATGTAATTTGTCACAAAAATATTTTGAGCCCTGGATATTGAATACTCCCAAACTTTTGTATCTAAAATGCAGTCAACATATCAAAATATGAATTCTGAATCATCAAGTTTATTCTAGATATATTTTGCAGGAGCTTAGTAGGTTCTCATTGTTTCTTTGATTGCAACCACTAGATTAGTGCTTATAGATTAGGCACGTTGCAATGAaacctataaaataaaaaatcgaaaccaaataaTATAAAACCCATAACTTGTTTTCTACCCATTGGACTGCCGCTGGAAACTTCTGGGCCTCTCTCCCTATCATGTGCCTAGGCCTATATATGAGATCTATTGAACAAAGTAGTttaatgcaactgcatcacaCCCTACTAAATTAGCACACCAGATGTTGCCACTTGGCAGAAAAGCCTAACAGCTAATATCCTTTGAGGATGATGCAAACATATCCCCACCCAGTGACCCTATACCTATTTATCCTCAATCAGTAAAAAATACAGTAACAGTAGAATCATTCATTCAATTGCTAGTTCATTTATTGTTTACCCATCCAACCAATTCTGATTTTCTACCTTCTTTATGTTTTACTAATCCAGTGAAGTAATATTCCTAAgttcagagtttttttttttttNNNNNNNNNNNNNNNNNNNNcaaaaaaacaaaaacaaaaaaacaaaaacaaaaacaaaaacaaaaaccaaaacaaaaaaaaacaaaaaaacaaaaacaaaaacaaaaaaaaaacaaaaaacaaaaaacaaaaaacaaaaaacaaaaaacaaaaaacaaaaaacaaaaaaaacaaaaaacaaaaaacaaaaaacaaaaaacaaaaaaacaaaaaacaaaaaacaaaaacaaaaaacaaaaaacaaaaaacaaaaaacaaaaaaacaaaacatcatGTTGCAAGCTAAAGCGAGAATCAGACAGGGAATTTTTATGCAAGATAAAGCATCATATCATGCATGTCCATTTTACATCTTGCACCAAAAAGTCATAAGACCATCCCTGTAAAATATGAAGCACAGCAGTGGAACAGTAACCAAGTACAAGAAATGAACCCAAGTAAAAGAACACAATTATttacagaaaacaaaaaattgcaaCATAAACAATGGAATTTGGAGAAAGATCAAGTACCTTCAACTTCTTAGCATCTTTGCCAGATGTAACCTCGCAAAGAATGAAATTGGAATGGCTTGGATATGGCTTCAGATATGGCACTTCACACAGAAGCTTATACAACCTCTCCCTTTCTTGTACCAAAGCTGCCTTCACTTTCTGTAGAGATTTCTCAATAGTGTAAGAAATAAAATGTTCAGGTACAAAGGCTACTTATTTAATATGGGTATTTATAATTGGAtcataaaaatatgaaagaatgaCAGTCCTGAAGTCAGATTCAAAGTACCTCTAAATAGATGGGGTTCTGTAATGCTACACAAGCAGAAACTTCAGCAGCAACAGACACATTATATGGTTGCTTTGCCCTCCAAAGATATTCAATAATGCTGAGAGGAAATGCACCATATCCCACTCGAAGTCCAGCTAACCCTGTTTCAAGATTAACTTGCCTGTGAAATCCCATAATTACACTCAGAAATGAAATTGGACCTGAGGATTAAGATCGTGAAATTGGCAATTCTATACAACTAtatgaaaaatatatgataAGCATGTCAAACTGAAGTGCTCAAATAGTTGGCTAACTGTAGTATTGAACATAAAGTCAGACACAATAGATACTCCCAGACACTTTGATCTGCAAAAATGTTAATTATCTCCTAATCAATCACAAGTTCAGAttgtcaaaactcaaaaagaTAATTACTTTTTTCCCACTGATTGAATATTTCAGATGTCAAAACCTAAGTATGCATGGAAAGTTTTCATCATGTTCACAACTAGCAGTGCAACTTGGTGGCCTGAAGAACCAGCCAGAGGCCAGCTCAACCTTTTTGGGGGCTTGGGCTGGGAACTCCTGCCCGTGGGCCAGGCTAGGgttgaaaaaacaaatcaagaaaACCTTGCTCCAAGTACTTGGGATCAGCACTATGATTCCCATCAAACCTAGcatgtcaaaaacaaaaaactagaATACACCAGTATCTAACAAACAAGTCTCTCACTTTTCACTCGACAGCCTTATCCCAGGTACTTGATTGAGGTCACATCTCTGTGATTCTTATCACGCAATTCCATTATCTATCGCCTGTCAAAACCTAACAAACATAGGCTACAAACGACGAACTACATGTACACAGTTCCTGATTCAAAAATATCTTGCTTTACACCTCCAGTCACACCCCCCCTCAGTATCTAGCAAAAAAGTCTCACTTATCACTAGAAACCTTATCCCAAATACTTGAGGTCAGCTCTATAATTCTTATCACGCAATTCCACTATCTATCGTCAGTCAAAACCTAACAAACATAGGCTACAAACGACAAACTAGACGTCCACAGTTCCTGATTCACAAATATCTCGCTTTACACCTCCTCCAGTCACCCCACCCCCggtaaaataaggaaaaaaatatgggcATATTAGTTTTAAGAGTCCAGCTAACCCTGTTTCAAGATAAATGTAACTTGATGCAATTCATAATtagaattttaaaattgaaaaaaaaaatgtatattagAGGAAGGAAAAATAATGGATGCAAAATAAAAGGACTACTATATTAGTATAAGCATTTTTATCATCACACTGGTAacatgagaaaagaagaatacagaCCAGtaataaatttaaattaaaattagaCTCTTAAAACTAACATGAAAGTGAGAAATTATAAACTTACCAGCTCTTTTGCTGAATGTCCGAAGGACAATTAAGTTTTCATGCTTCTTCACCCATGTCATTCTAGATGCCAATCCCGAGAATTCAATATATGCTTCATCCAGCACAACCAATATGGGCAGATCAAGAATCCTCATCAGATCAACGTCATTTATAATGCTGCAACATAGTAAGTTCAAAAAGAATTGTGTCATGGTAGAACCTAAAAAGAATACCACATACTCCAATCATGCCATCTAATGTTCAAGTTTGATGGCATTAGCAGCAtcacacagaatcataaactaATATGCTATGCTGAAGACCCAATAGGTAACATGTAACACACCAACTTGAACATCCAAATTGATTGCACAACTCTTTTGATGAGgcattataaaatatatatatcaacaaGACAGCAGACAGTTCTTGGCATATATTCAAGAATCTTTAAGAGTTCAAATAAATTCATCATTTTCAGATATTTTGCCAAACCATCAGGATAAAGTCACAGGCCTGCCATGGTTCTTAAGCCATTCTGCATTCTATAAGTCCATATGCTGATAAAATATTCCCGTGCCAGAAGGTGAGCCACGTTATGAAAGCAAGAGTATGCCACgtaacaaagaaaaaattatgCATGAAGAAAGGTTTGACTCAAACTGTACCTTCCATCTGGATTATTTGGAGAAGTCAGGAATATAATTTTTGGTTTCTCATCCTCAACAACCTCAATAATTTGGTCTACATCCAAGCTGAAATCTGCTTTCCTAGGAACTGCAAGCAAAACTTATAATTATAGGGTGAAAATGACATCTGGGAAGATATTAAATTTCCAGGGATTAAACACAATAGACAGATGGTagaaacaaaaggaaaggacaggtgaagatgaatctcaatCCTACATTcaagaaaaatgtgaaaaatgtCAAAGGAAAAGTAacggaagaaaaaaagataattaattaTAGCTGGCCAATGCATTATGGATTATGTAATCTGTGATGAAAAGAGATGAGGCTACAACAGGTAAGAAATTACGGaaactgttaagtttgtcttgaattcttgacccgttttgaagattgacccgatccgacatattttggtggcgacccgaatgggaaattttctgagatctgtgatgggtcgaaccgctatatatatataatgtactgttgcttgttgagagtcattgtattctagggtttttcacgaagctagggtttcagggcgagttcttcctcgccgctgctagggtgtaatctctcttctgcatagtgaatcatcttcttcttcacccgaggacgtagcacaccaccctggtgtgtgaacctcgttaaatctctgtgtcgtatggatctattgtctcccttTATTCGTGNNNNNNNNNNNNNNNNNNNNNNNNNNNNNNNNNNNNNNNNNNNNNNNNNNNNNNNNNNNNNNNNNNNNNNNNNNNNNNNNNNNNNNNNNNNNNNNNNNNNNNNNNNNNNNNNNNNNNNNNNNNNNNNNNNNNNNNNNNNNNNNNNNNNNNNNNNNNNNNNNNNNNNNNNNNNNNNNNNNNNNNNNNNNNNNNNNNNNNNNNNNNNNNNNNNNNNNNNNNNNNNNNNNNNNNNNNNNNNNNNNNNNNNNNNNNNNNNNNNNNNNNNNNNNNNNNNNNNNNNNNNNNNNNNNNNNNNNNNNNNNNNNNNNNNNNNNNNNNNNNNNNNNNNNNNNNNNNNNNNNNNNNNNNNNNNNNNNNNNNNNNNNNNNNNNNNNNNNNNNNNNNNNNNNNNNNNNNNNNNNNNNNNNNNNNNNNNNNNNNNNNNNNNNNNNNNNNNNNNNNNNNNNNNNNNNNNNNNNNNNNNNNNNNNNNNNNNNNNNNNNNNNNNNNNNNNNNNNNNNNNNNNNNNNNNNNNNNNNNNNNNNNNNNNNNNNNNNNNNNNNNNNNNNNNNNNNNNNNNNNNNNNNNNNNNNNNNNNNNNNNNNNNNNNNNNNNNNNNNNNNNNNNNNNNNNNNNNNNNNNNNNNNNNNNNNNNNNNNNNNNNNNNNNNNNNNNNNNNNNNNNNNNNNNNNNNNNNNNNNNNNNNNNNNNNNNNNNNNNNNNNNNNNNNNNNNNNNNNNNNNNNNNNNNNNNNNNNNNNNNNNNNNNNNNNNNNNNNNNNNNNNNNNNNNNNNNNNNNNNNNNNNNNNNNNNNNNNNNNNNNNNNNNNNNNNNNNNNNNNNNNNNNNNNNNNNNNNNNNNNNNNNNNNNNNNNNNNNNNNNNNNNNNNNNNNNNNNNNNNNNNNNNNNNNNNNNNNNNNNNNNNNNNNNNNNNNNNNNNNNNNNNNNNNNNNNNNNNNNNNNNNNNNNNNNNNNNNNNNNNNNNNNNNNNNNNNNNNNNNNNNNNNNNNNNNNNNNNNNNNNNNNNNNNNNNNNNNNNNNNNNNNNNNNNNNNNNNNNNNNNNNNNNNNNNNNNNNNNNNNNNNNNNNNNNNNNNNNNNNNNNNNNNNNNNNNNNNNNNNNNNNNNNNNNNNNNNNNNNNNNNNNNNNNNNNNNNNNNNNNNNNNNNNNNNNNNNNNNNNNNgaaaaggcaaggtgtatgttatcaaatacaggattgggcaaggattCTGGGCAAAAGCAGTTAACACAgtaaccttgttggtgaatcgatctccttgcacagctattaagtgcaagactccagaagaagtttggtcaggtaaacctgcagactactcaaatttaaaagtatttggatgtcctgcttatgcacatgtaaatgaagggaagttggaacctagggctaagaaatgaatttttcttgggtatggatctggagtgaaaggatacaggttgtggtgttttgatccaaagtctccaaaatttcttattagcagagatgttacttttgatgaatctgctatgttgcatcctaggaaagaagttcctattcattgtgatgaaggtcaagaaaaatctagagagaaggtggagtttgaaattggtagttcatcttcaaacaaagcacaatctactttagtccagttgcctatttttactgaaggagatgatgctcaagagaatcaagaagaagagcggtacagcattgccaaggatagaccaaggaggaatattagacaaccacaaaagtatgggcatgctgaatttgttgcttatgcattgtctgttgcagatacaattgaaaatagtgagcctacaacatattctgaagctgttgcttcaattgattctacaaaatggttgattgccatgaatgaggagatcgaatctcttcataaaaatcagacttgggagcttgtgaagccgagaacagggagaaaattgttggttgcaaatgggtcttcaagaagaaggaatctgcctcaagtgttgaagatgctaggtacaaggcacgtttagttgcaaagggctacagtcaggtacaaggaattgattttaatgatgttttctcacctgttgttaagcatatttctattcgtgtcctacttgctttagttgctatgcatgatttggagttggagcaacttgatgtgaaaacagcattcttgcatggtgaactagaagaacagatttatatgcatcaacctgaagggtttgctATTGAaagtaaggaggaccatgtatgtttgttgaagaagtccctatatggtttgaaacagtctcctagacagtggtataaaaggtttgattcagttatggctagttttggatattccaggtgtcaatatgactgttgtgtttatttcagaaagctctctgatgggtcattcatatatttgttgctttatgttgatgatatgttgattgcagcaaaagataggaatgaggtcaataggttgaaagaacaattaagttctgaatttgagatgaaagatttggggggagcaaaagaaagatccttggtatggagatcaagagggatagaaaagcaggaaaactgtggctatctcaacaaaagtacactgagaaggtattgaatcgttttggcatgaaagatgccaaacctgtaactactcctcttgcatctcattttagactttcaactgctctatcacctaagacagatgaagaggtggggtacatgtcacgtgttccatactctagtgcagttggctccgttatgtatgctatggtttgcactcgtcctgacatttcacaagctgtcagtgtggtgagcagatatttgtcatgtccaggtaaagctcattgggaagcagtgaagtggatacttaggtacttgaaagggacctctggtgtttgtttggagtttgggaggaatggtgataatttatctggttatgttgattcagattatgcaggtgatcttgacaagaggaggtcactcacaggctatgtatttactcttggaggaagtactgttagttggaaagctactttacaggctacagttgcattatctactactgaagcagagtatatggcagtgactgaggcaattaaagaagctatttggcttagaggtttgttgggagaactcagcatggatcatggggtgactatagtccattgtgatagccagagtgctattcacttgactaaagatccaatgtatcatgagaggacaaagcacattgatgttcggtatcatttcataaaagagataatttctcaaggtaatattcaagtgttgaagattggtactgaagacaatccatctgatatgttgactaagcatttatgtgttggtaagctcgaacttacttggtgtttgtcatgtttgagttcagccctttggagggctattggagaagatgaagatattagatatttgtttatctgttggaggagaattcaacccaaggtggagatttgttaagtttgtcttgaattcttgacccgttttgaagattgacccaatccgacatattttggtggcgacccgaatgggaaattttctgagatctgtgatgggtcgaaccgctatttggaatatatatataatgtactgttgcttgctgagagtcattgtattctagggtttttcacgaagctagggtttcagggcgagttcttcctcgccgctgctagggtgtaatctctcttctgcatagtgaatcatcttcttcttcgcccgaggacatagcacaccaccctggtgtgtgaacctcgttaaatctctgtgtcgtacggatctattgtctccctttattcgtgtttcttggtatTTGATCTAACAGAAACCAATACCAGAGTCTATAATAGCAATAGCCGTACCcatggaaggagaagaaaacacAGAGTTTCTGACTGAGCAGTGGAAAAATCTTTTCCAGTAGCTTCAAGAGCTTAGGAAAAGGTGGTCTAGGAGGCTTCTACTTGTGATGAATTCAAAAGAGTAGGTACTTTACCCATCCAAAGATGGGGGTTGTCTTTTGTCTAAATGGTTTCTTCTGCTGTACACCTTCTCTTGCTTATAGTACAGAGgtcctttaaaaaaatttacttaCCAAAAcgagggggaaaaaagaaaaaagaaaaccaaagaaacaaggagaaaaatattttccttttacctTTGACTACAAGTGCCCCATTAACAGCTGCATCGAATTGGTACATTGTAAATGTTGGAGGGCAGTCAACAATCTTGTCACCAGGATCAAGCACACATCTGCAGTAGCAgaccaaataaaaaaaggaaaaaatgtcaGGACTTTACTGGAGTTAGTAAATTATGCACACTGAAACTTCATAAGATGATACAAACGGAAAGGACAATAGTATTTGAAGGAATCATGGGATATTTAATATCTAACCGCATGATTAAATCGATAAGCTCATCTGCACCACATCCTGCAAGAATGTAATCTGACTCAAGGCCTGAATCTTCAGCAAGGGCAGCACGTAAACGACGGCTTTCAGGGTCAGGATATACATATGGAAATTTCAATGCTCCCAAAGCTTCAACCACCTACAAAAATCTGAAATCTGTACTCAGAACTGAAGTTTGTCTCAAACAATCATGTTGGCAGCTGCAAGTACAAAACACAGGTAACATTGTGAAAACAAATTACACAACATCTACAGCACTGAAAAGTACAAGACAACAGTTTACCCGACATCTTCAAACAGAAATAGTTATGGACTATGAGCAACAAGATTAATTCTTTTTATGGGAACCactcataaaagaaaaaagagggaatTGTGAACCTTACCTCTGGAGGTGGACCATAAGGGTTTTCATTCGCATCCAATTTGATGATTTCCTCGGGCTTCCTCCCAAGACGACTAGACAAAACCTGCAGTAAGGAACCCATTTCATTCAAATGGTTCTATTGACCAGCAGATGAGTGTTCAGAAATGCAAGTAGCACTAGCCaattttactttcagttatagAAACAAACACCcaatcaaagaaaatagaaatgaaaacAAGAACAATTTCAACATATACTAACTTGATTAcctcaaaagggaaaataggCTGATAAGGAGACAATTTCTTGAGATGGGGACGGATGAAAGAATCCCCAGTCAAACGTTGCTGGTCCTGACTAACTTGGTCTGCCGGAATCGTTGAGGCCATACCTCGGACCACCAATTTGTGATTCCCTCCAAATGAACAGATGGGTCTTGGCAATACTACTGGACGAAGCTTTTGATGGGTTTCAATCATGCAACGAGAGGAGGCACTGGAGAAATCAACCACACCCATGAAATCTGCACTTTGTAACATAAAAGATCAAATTTGCAAATAAACAACACAACATTCTATCGATAGTTATTGAAACTCTTATCATTGatcacaaaagagaaaaaaggacaAATTTAAACAACAGCAGCCACGATAAGAGAATCTACATTCTATGGAATTAAAAAACACGACAAAGCAGTTGAGCATACCTGGAATTTGAAGACAGAAATGCCAAAGCGAAGGTAATGGTAACGAAGTGCTAGAACGGCAGAGGAAGAAGGCTTTGCCTAAATGACTTaaaccctaacaattttttttttttggtaaagacacTAACAgtcaaaaaccattttttttttggcataaaCAAAACAGTCAACTTGCAGAGTTGCAATATGCAAAAGTGGTATTTGGGCGGCCGGGTTAGGGTGCCAATCGGTCCGTTTGAATCGGTTTCGtcaatttcaattcatttttttgagattcaatttgaaatttttattgatttctgttttttatttgatttcaatttatcGTGTACAAATaaagtatgattttttttttttaaatatgaagtTTGGATtgatatgtgatttttttttttttaatatgaagtTTGGATTGATATAAGTTTTTTATCGAGTTATGCCGTCCAATTTTGGTTTGCTCTCACAAAACCCTGCTtgaaacatgatccaataaaatcatattggtttcaatttgattttgatcattTCGACTCGATTTTGTTCTTTTCGATTTCATTAGTGTTATGTTAAAAATGTACTCATCAATATCAGTTCAACATGTGGAACTAGGTTTGAGTGAGGTAGGCTGGGGCCGAATTGAATCAACCCTAGAGATCAAGTAAATGAACCAAGACTAGCTCAAAGATCGGCTACTGCCAAATCTATATCCGTAGGTTGGTACCGAGCCACCAAGCTACCCATAGGTGTTCGAAGAATCCTAAATAAAGAAGGAAGCTCATTCACCAAAGGAAGATCTACTGCTAGTCAAATATGTATCCTCCAAACAGAGAACAGAATTTTCCTAAACAGGAAAGATCACTTAAAAGAACTCCTAACCGTtcctaaaaggaaaggaaatctCTCACCTATTGGGATATAAAAGGTTTTTACAAGTGGAATCCCTCACCTATTGCTATCTATACGCTCTCCAAATATAACTCTTGTTACATTTGGATTCCTACCATGCCTGGACTCCTATCAGCATTAGGATACTTACAAAGTTGAGATTCTCCATGACCACCTCCCTCTAACTATAAATACCCAGGTAAGCTCATTTCAAAGGATCGAAACTTTTCCATTTTACTTAATTGGAATTACTGTTTATAGAGAGATCTGACTTACGCAtcgaagagtccctcatcggaAGAGTCTTGTGTTCACTGTTTTCTATTTGTTCTTCTGTGCAGGACACACGAATAGCCTAGGAAGATTTCTTACTGCAACAATCAGCTTGGGTcaagttttgacacccctagcccaGAGGAtatcttaagaaaaaaagacaacAAAATGATGCATAATTGTGGCACCGATGTGGACTACACGTCAAcattttaaaacttggaatcaaTGTGCGAATTGGTCAAGGCTGACTCTGACTCAAACTATTGAATCAAAATTGGTCACTAATCAAAGGGAATCAATGTAAATAGGTCAAAAATTGATTTGCACTAATTTCGATG
It includes:
- the LOC122074954 gene encoding histidinol-phosphate aminotransferase, chloroplastic-like isoform X2; this encodes MIETHQKLRPVVLPRPICSFGGNHKLVVRGMASTIPADQVSQDQQRLTGDSFIRPHLKKLSPYQPIFPFEVLSSRLGRKPEEIIKLDANENPYGPPPEVVEALGALKFPYVYPDPESRRLRAALAEDSGLESDYILAGCGADELIDLIMRCVLDPGDKIVDCPPTFTMYQFDAAVNGALVVKVPRKADFSLDVDQIIEVVEDEKPKIIFLTSPNNPDGSIINDVDLMRILDLPILVVLDEAYIEFSGLASRMTWVKKHENLIVLRTFSKRAGLAGLRVGYGAFPLSIIEYLWRAKQPYNVSVAAEVSACVALQNPIYLEKVKAALVQERERLYKLLCEVPYLKPYPSHSNFILCEVTSGKDAKKLKDDLAQKGVMIRHYNNKELKGFVRVSVGKPEHTDALMECLKVLR
- the LOC122074954 gene encoding histidinol-phosphate aminotransferase, chloroplastic-like isoform X1, with the translated sequence MGVVDFSSASSRCMIETHQKLRPVVLPRPICSFGGNHKLVVRGMASTIPADQVSQDQQRLTGDSFIRPHLKKLSPYQPIFPFEVLSSRLGRKPEEIIKLDANENPYGPPPEVVEALGALKFPYVYPDPESRRLRAALAEDSGLESDYILAGCGADELIDLIMRCVLDPGDKIVDCPPTFTMYQFDAAVNGALVVKVPRKADFSLDVDQIIEVVEDEKPKIIFLTSPNNPDGSIINDVDLMRILDLPILVVLDEAYIEFSGLASRMTWVKKHENLIVLRTFSKRAGLAGLRVGYGAFPLSIIEYLWRAKQPYNVSVAAEVSACVALQNPIYLEKVKAALVQERERLYKLLCEVPYLKPYPSHSNFILCEVTSGKDAKKLKDDLAQKGVMIRHYNNKELKGFVRVSVGKPEHTDALMECLKVLR